The sequence tttaataccaagttaagatgtcgaatatgatctgctttagacttagagtataccagaatatcatcgataaaaacaataacaaatttatcaagatattgctggaatacctcattgatgctccctcaatttctttaataccaagttaagatgtcgaatatgatctgctttagacttagagtataccagaatatcatcgataaaaacaataacaaatttatcaagatattgctggaatacctcattcattaacctcatgaaagctgcaggtgcattagtcagtccaaatggcatcaccagaAATTCATAATGTCTGTAACGGGTCTTGAAAGCCGTCTTAGGTACGtcttcatctttaatcttcaactgataatatccagatctcaaatcaatcttagagaacacgcacgcacctttcagctgatcaaacaaatcatcaatgggaggcaatggataacggtttttaatcgttacccgattcaattgcctataatcaatagATAATCTcagagttccatctttctttctcacaaataataccggagctccccaaggtgaagcaCCAGGTTGAATGAACCCTttatcaattaattattgtaactgaattttcaactctttcaattcagctggagccattctgtatggagttaaagatataggatctgtacctggaagcaaatcaatagaaaattccacatctctgtctggcggcaatccTGGCAAATCATCTAgaaatacatcaggatagtgcCTGACTACTCCAACTTCCTCTACACTGTTAGggacaacatcatttaacaccacatgtgctaagtatccttgacaacccttcgataataatttccttgctctcatggcagaaataactccatgtctcaccccacttctttcacccacaaaagtaacttcTGGTAATCCAGGACGATAAAAGGTAACagatttcccgtaacaatctatctgggcacgattataatacaaccaatctgcccctagaatcacatcaaaatccacaatatctaccgagataagattagctggcataactacaccctctaccatcactggacatccaagataaacactatcaacataacatttgtcccctctaggcatggcaaactctaaatcatatcctagAGGCGAATGGTgaggttgagtcatttgagcaaatgtatgagaaatcacagaatgtgtcgcaccacaatcaatcaaaactctagcaaaatgaccaagaatatttaacgtacccatgatcaaatctggatggttctgagcatcttgcagtgatatgtgattaacacgtccctgagcttgctgtcgtccaccacgacctctgttgCCTTGGTTATCTCACCCCTAAGAAGTACGTCCCTGACCTGACTGATTAGACTGCCTAGATGATCCTACACCACTAGCAGCAACCTCTCCCTGTCGGGGCTGACTTCCCTGATGCCACTAAGATCCACTGGCAGACATGGAAGAATAAGAAGGATAACCCCCAGGGTCTTGGGAATACCCAGTCTGAGAATAAGGATCCAGAGAATACTGATACTGTCCGGATGCATAGGGAGTagcatcaccctgatagtggtaagcaccaccacgacccgtTTGACCATAACTGCCTGATCCAAAGTTCCGCTGAATCAGCGCTGAAGGTGGCATAGCAGACTGCTGAGATTTCTATTGACTCTGGGGACACTGAGCAGCCCTATgtcccatctgtccacaagtgtaGCAAGCACGACCACTACCACTTCTCCTACACTCTCCATGATGTCTGAAGTTACAACGGCGGCACAACGGAGCACCAGAACCATCAGcaccaccaaaatctctctgtCTTTGAAATCTGGGCCTGCCAGCAAATCATCCACCTCTCCTCGGGCCTGTGACACTAAATCCTCCACTGGAAGAACTCGAACACgctccacttttcttgaaattctgcGTCTTACGGGGTCCCTGAGTGGAGATACCCTTGCccttatcatctttcttctaaCTATCATTCTTGTCCTCATCATCCTCACTGTCACTAGGAAGGTTGTCGGAATCCTCCATCCGAACCAGAATCTCGAAAAACTCATGATAATCGGTGCAAGTAAGCGCACTAGCAAAAGTCTGCCATTTCCTCTTAGTTCCCAGCTTAAAACGGCGAAGCATCTCTACCTGATTACCAGCCGTATCAGGATCATAACGAGACAAGTCTGTAAACTTCCTGTAATACTTATGCGCCgacatattcttttgcttcaaTCGAGTGAACTCCTACTTCTTGCGATCAATGTACTCCGGAGGGACAAATCTTTTTttaaaattctctttgaatACTTCCCAATCAGCTGCCATCTCAGGGGACATaaactgagtttgatttctccACTAAGCTGCAGGCTCTCGTcccaaaaaccaagtagtggtctCAACCCATCTATTAGCAGGAAAATTCtcttgactctgcatcacctgaaaaGTCATCTCAATATGGTCTAGCCATTTCTTTGCCACTTCATAACCTTTATTACCCATGAAACGATCCAATTTCAGATTATACATAGTCTATAGGGGTGTCctctgaggaggaggaggatagcggattgcattctgaaaggcctgggccatcgcttcccctaattgagttatatcagggaaattaggctcagAAGCACGGCGTGATTCCttacgaggcggcataattctgacagaaaacatcaaaacatcattagagcattaacaatttatacaggactgcaacctaggctctgataccaaactgacacaccccgatcctagaatcaaggcgtgctggccgtcatgtgagCGTCACGTAACCAAAAGTacgatgcggaagcaaaagatatgagaaatatgaaggaatgaaaaccaactactagcagtaATATCCCACCAGCACGTTAGAGTGAGTTTAACAGTAAAACACACAAATTTAGAGCCTAAGagctaggtgcagtcaagtaggaccataattaaattacaacacccacaggtgagtcctacatgcaggacGTCTGTCAGAACGTCGAAGAAAACCTCGTGAGaaaccaactgctaactagaacctggaggggcgcaaaaacaaaattgagtgggtcagtaacaccaaagttttccaaaacatttcatttaaaacatttctaacccctcactgtaaaacctgtatacttccCCAGAAAATATCATAATAGTATATAAATCCTCATATGTCACAAATCATCAATCTAGCACAAATCcagaaatatgccatgccataaatgtcaataacgAAACATGGATGCATCAaaataacaggtgacataatgaatcaaccggagaccctgcagttggtcctgtacggttaatttcatagctcaatatccaacccagtcggagtcaccacggtgacctgtaccgcactactctgcacataaatcggaactacctaaagtagtctgtacgataagaaaggtgtaagaatactctctagtgcttctctcatcaatcatttgcgcgcataatctaaggtcacccactagtcggaaccacctataatggtctgtacgactagcatgtcggaaccctctcatggtctgtacgactagcacctacttggatccaaggtgagcgtgcggtgcggggaataatataagcactaacaccaagggtgcaggttatgagctctcaacacaattcacatcatcaatgattcacatgaataacataaactcacctgatactcacctgtgcgtctacagcaccaattcacatatatatatgcatcaattatcaattcatataactcataatatgcatgcatggcatttgaaaacatactttcatataaattcaatttatgggaaaatcaataatatataggtatatacggaaaacaaaactgcccactcactggtaagtcgatgggtcgtaacccccgtgacgtccctggatgcgctcgtccttgggataggtgtcacctatatgcgaaacaactataacaacgttaattaaagcacataaccaacaaaTCGAAATAaattctcatacgatgctcaatttggatatacgaatataccacatcgacctactcgacgtcacggacgtcgagaaatttttacaaaaaatttcTGAAGCTGCACATGCCCCTACGCGCCTGGGCAGGCACGGGTtcacgcgccccccacgcgcgtctCCTACCTCGGTTCGCCGGACTGAGTTTTCCGGTGGCCgaaaaactggagatttttcaatctccttgttctccgtcgtttctcaaccattttcttcgtattttatatcaaaatgaagccctaaacatgtagttTCATGTtatactactttaaggctctaaaaactacgaaatctcacaggagaaattccaagaaaaccggccaatttCGAACCCAGTGAtcctgacgtccaaaaccttcaaacgaagcattccgagcttccttgggacctcactaagctcactataagcttagaattccttgaaaatcaacatatcacgattgcatgaacagtgacataAAATGGTGGTTCGGATttcacgtgatttcgaaggtttCACGTCCTAAAACTAGTATCAAACGATTCAGGACGTCGAAAGGATGAAAAACCATACCTTTTTGGCGTTGATCCGTGAAAGTTCGAGGGTATTGACCCTTGTCCGTACaattcgagagggagagagagactgaacggagaagagagagagaggcacgggggagggagagagaagggttgactgtgtgtgtgtgttgtgtggtccACCTCAAACCATCACCATCCATTTAATTTTCTAACTccctaaccacaaaatacaATCCAAATTTTAATCCCACTAAAACTATGTTTCCAAAAGTTTAGGAATGAATGCATTTAGTCcaatatgtcacacacacacataccttaatacctgccaagggtaattccgtcatttcacgtccccGATATATAAAATCCCGGAACGGGCTGTGATAGTATTAGTGCCAACACGCCAACCCATTAATTGAGAAAACCATGCCCCTAAAACTCCAAATCacctaaaatcttcaaaaaaaaaaaaaaaaaaagtacagaaAGAGGTTCAACCAAGCAAAATCTGCATTCGCTCAAGGCATATTACATAGGGAAATTTTTTGCCAACTCAACTCCACAAGTATGGTGTCATTTGCCACTACACCATGTTAcacaaacaaaaacccaaacgCATGATGTGTTACATATACAAGTTGTATGCTACCAAAAACATCTCAAAACGTTGATGAGAGAGCTGAAAAGGCAATTTTCTCGAACGAGATAGTCACGTTGAACCAATCGCTCTAACCGCCGTCGCCGAGAGTTGAAATTTCGAGGGAGGAGATCACTGTGGTAGAGCAAGGTTGTGGTAGTAGCTGCCGGCCGGGATATCAATGCCGTCACAAGGCTAACCAGTGATCCAAGCATCACTCGCATTACAGGCTGCCAAAATTGTTATTAACAAAAATGTTTACTTGCCActgattaaaaataaacattttaaaaaatagCCAAATTTTTAACTTGTTAAAGACTTTTAATCAGCTTATTTTCAGACTCCTAAAATTTTAACCGGTCGAGACTCGAGAGGGAGTTTCAGGCCTAATACACATGAAATTACTTGCATATACCTAATACTCGAAAGTACTGATCAGATGTATTTAACTACTATATATGACAAAAAACTAATTTCAAAATTGGTACATGTTTACTGCTGCGTCCAAACCATGATCTCGGAGAAGTAGATGGCAATTACCAGAAATGAATCCATGTTGAGTGAAAACCAGTGGCATTAAGCAAAGCACACATAAGCAATTGATTGAAATCATCCGAGTGACACACATTCAAACATTCAAACACAAAAGGGTACCACAAATCTTGCTGATATtaaattaaagtagaaaaacagaaagaaaactgCATGCCAATAAACATAaacatatgagagagagagagggagagagggagagagagagagcataccATTGTGATGGATTGATCatgagaagagaagaagaagaagaagaagaagaagaagaagaagaagaagaagaagaagaagaagatgggttGACAAAGAAGGAAGAATCGTGACGTTGGAGATGAGAGAATCTTGTTTAATATAATCGTAacccaataaaataaaaataataatgagtcACAGAcactgagggagagagagagatgtgattTGGATTTTACAGTAGAATCAAACGTTGAAGGTGCAGAAAGGGACTGAGAAACCCAGGACAAAGGCTCCTGAAAGTTGTTTGGCCTCGTAAATAATGCCCTACCTAGGGCATATCGACCACCCAcactatatatgtgtgtgtgtatataaccACCCAACAAAATtcccaggaaaaaaaaaaaaaaaagccaacaaATGCACAAAccgggttttgtttttttaacacaGTGAAAGCAATACAACAAAAAGAACTGAGTCAACCGTTGTCTTCTTTGTGACAAAAAGCCTCTTTTATATAAAGAAGGAGCTCTAACTTGGTAAGGAAGAAAACTTATGGAACAAGTAGACTTGAAAACCAAGGAAACAATCGTAGTTAATAGTTTTACCCAATTAATTCTTAATTTCCTATTAGCCTCAAGGTTTTCGGGACCAAGAAATATTCCGTATAGAACCAAAACGCATGGTCCTATTATAGTACGTAACATTTTTATATACATTA is a genomic window of Malus domestica chromosome 09, GDT2T_hap1 containing:
- the LOC139187819 gene encoding uncharacterized protein translates to MIRARVSPLRDPVRRRISRKVERVRVLPVEDLVSQARGEVDDLLAGPDFKDREILVVLMVLVLRCAAVVTSDIMESVGEVVVVVLATLVDRWDIGLLSVPRVNRNLSSSYGQTGRGGAYHYQGDATPYASGQYQYSLDPYSQTGYSQDPGGADWLYYNRAQIDCYGKSVTFYRPGLPEVTFVGERSGVRHGVISAMRARKLLSKGCQGYLAHVVLNDVVPNSVEEVGVVRHYPDVFLDDLPGLPPDRDVEFSIDLLPGFIQPGASPWGAPVLFVRKKDGTLRLSIDYRQLNRVTIKNRYPLPPIDDLFDQLKGACVFSKIDLRSGYYQLKIKDEDVPKTAFKTRYRHYEFLVMPFGLTNAPAAFMRLMNEVFQQYLDKFVIVFIDDILVYSKSKADHIRHLNLVLKKLREHQLYAKFSKLSAQGIQIDSQKIAAVENWEQPRTVTEVWSFLGLAGYYRRFVQDFSMIALPLTKFTRKDVKFEWDENCEQSFQQLKYCLTHAPVLVLPEGRANVVADALSRKSHERTIQTLEDMLRSSVLQFGDSWHDHLDLMEFAYNNSFHSSIGMSPFEALYGRACRMPLGWSEVGKRVLEGPEIVDETTQNIQVIKFNLKAAQD